The Virgibacillus dokdonensis genome includes a window with the following:
- a CDS encoding long-chain-fatty-acid--CoA ligase, translating to MHYPLTPIDWKRRAIKYYPNKVAVIDEEKTFTYAQFGERTDRLSQALINAGIHEGDHIAVMLPNTHYMLECFYGICQTGAVMVPLNYRISPEDMAYIINHSDAKLLIVDAAFTSSIKEIQSELNLNDIVVVEVPGYDNQIEGIDYEHFIQYVEPTSFSPLHLDENQLLTINYTSGTTSKPKGVMQTHRSNYMNAADFMFHLGVKHEDVYLHTLPMFHVNGWGGVWAITAVGGVHVCLRKVDPKVILDLFEKHQITLLCGAPIVINMLVNEPKVNEVSINVKSRMATAGSPPAAALIQQAQDLLGLDILHVYGLTETSPFILYNEWKSSFNQLSLEEQSALKARQGVEMVFNGETKVVDQDGEEVAWNGEELGEIVTRGNVVMEGYYKDEERTKEVFKDGWFHTGDLAVTHPDGYIEIRDRAKDVIISGGENISSTEIEGVLYRHPAVLETAVIAVPHDKWGEVPLAIIILKKNATVTEEDIITYCRDNMAHFKAPKKVAFVKELPKTATGKLQKFRLRQMYWDSERLVN from the coding sequence ATGCATTATCCACTAACACCAATTGATTGGAAACGAAGAGCAATTAAATATTATCCCAACAAAGTGGCAGTTATTGATGAAGAAAAAACATTTACGTATGCGCAATTTGGAGAAAGAACAGATCGACTATCACAAGCGTTAATCAATGCGGGAATCCATGAAGGAGATCACATAGCTGTTATGTTACCGAATACACATTATATGCTGGAATGTTTTTATGGGATATGTCAAACGGGGGCGGTTATGGTTCCGTTAAATTATCGTATTTCACCTGAAGACATGGCGTATATTATTAATCATAGCGATGCTAAATTACTCATTGTTGATGCAGCATTCACTTCCTCTATTAAAGAGATTCAATCTGAATTGAATCTGAATGATATTGTTGTTGTCGAGGTACCTGGTTATGATAATCAAATAGAGGGAATAGATTATGAACATTTCATTCAATACGTTGAGCCCACTTCATTTTCACCACTTCACTTAGATGAAAATCAACTTTTAACCATTAATTATACAAGTGGTACAACATCTAAGCCTAAAGGAGTGATGCAAACACATCGTAGCAATTATATGAATGCCGCAGATTTTATGTTTCATTTAGGGGTAAAGCACGAAGACGTTTATCTCCACACACTTCCCATGTTTCATGTGAATGGCTGGGGCGGTGTCTGGGCGATTACGGCTGTCGGTGGTGTACATGTATGTTTACGAAAAGTTGATCCAAAGGTCATTTTAGATTTATTTGAAAAACACCAAATAACGCTGTTATGTGGCGCTCCAATTGTGATTAATATGCTTGTAAACGAGCCAAAAGTAAACGAGGTTTCAATTAATGTAAAATCACGAATGGCTACAGCAGGTTCTCCACCAGCAGCAGCGTTAATCCAACAAGCGCAAGATTTGCTTGGCTTGGATATCTTACATGTGTATGGTTTGACAGAAACATCCCCATTCATTTTATACAATGAGTGGAAATCTTCATTCAACCAATTATCTCTTGAAGAACAATCCGCTTTAAAAGCGAGGCAAGGTGTAGAAATGGTTTTTAATGGAGAAACAAAAGTAGTCGATCAAGATGGCGAAGAAGTTGCATGGAACGGGGAAGAACTTGGAGAAATTGTAACTAGAGGCAATGTTGTTATGGAAGGCTATTATAAAGATGAGGAGCGAACCAAAGAGGTGTTCAAGGACGGTTGGTTTCATACAGGTGATTTAGCTGTAACGCATCCTGATGGCTATATAGAAATACGTGACCGAGCTAAAGATGTTATTATCTCTGGTGGTGAGAATATTTCTTCTACGGAAATTGAAGGTGTTTTATATCGTCATCCTGCCGTATTAGAAACAGCTGTTATCGCTGTTCCACATGATAAATGGGGAGAGGTACCACTAGCAATTATTATTTTGAAGAAAAACGCTACCGTTACTGAAGAAGATATTATTACGTATTGTCGTGACAATATGGCACATTTTAAAGCACCAAAAAAAGTAGCATTTGTTAAAGAATTGCCTAAAACAGCTACAGGAAAATTACAGAAATTTCGTTTGCGTCAAATGTATTGGGATAGTGAACGGCTGGTAAATTAA
- a CDS encoding LysR family transcriptional regulator produces MELRQIRYFMEVASREHVTEAATALHVAQSSVSRQIANLESELGADLFIRENRKIKLTPIGKIFFERMKQAMNVIDHASREVEEYVDPKKGTIRVAYPISLAAYMLPTVIHAFRTEYPEAKFNLKQALYPELMHGLTDGDFNLALLGPLPKENNKFQRKALFTERIVALLPLHHPLADRSSIRLRELKDDPFIVLPEGFVLRNLVEEACYTKGFAPIIGFEGDDTDALKGLVSAGLGIALMPEVTLIDNTPRSTVAIPLAENDITRTVGVITPSHRQLLPTEAIFYDFLLQFFSRINYFSH; encoded by the coding sequence ATGGAACTCAGGCAAATTCGTTATTTCATGGAAGTAGCTTCCAGAGAACATGTTACAGAAGCCGCGACTGCGCTACATGTTGCCCAATCTTCTGTAAGTAGACAAATTGCCAATTTAGAATCTGAGTTAGGGGCTGATTTATTCATTAGAGAAAACAGAAAAATAAAGTTAACCCCTATAGGAAAAATCTTTTTCGAACGGATGAAGCAGGCAATGAACGTTATTGATCATGCCAGTAGGGAAGTAGAAGAATATGTAGACCCCAAAAAAGGTACGATTCGCGTCGCCTATCCAATTAGTCTCGCTGCTTATATGTTACCTACCGTTATTCATGCCTTTCGAACAGAATATCCAGAAGCAAAATTCAACCTGAAGCAAGCACTTTATCCTGAATTAATGCATGGGCTTACAGATGGAGATTTTAATTTAGCTTTGCTTGGTCCGTTGCCTAAAGAAAATAACAAATTTCAACGAAAAGCATTATTTACTGAAAGAATTGTAGCATTACTACCCCTTCACCACCCACTTGCAGATAGAAGTTCCATTCGTCTCAGGGAGCTAAAGGATGATCCTTTTATTGTTTTGCCAGAAGGGTTTGTATTACGTAATCTGGTTGAGGAAGCATGTTACACCAAAGGTTTTGCTCCTATTATTGGCTTTGAAGGAGACGACACAGATGCTTTAAAGGGGTTGGTATCAGCAGGACTTGGCATTGCGCTTATGCCAGAAGTCACGTTAATTGATAATACACCACGCTCTACGGTTGCCATTCCGTTAGCTGAAAACGATATTACTCGAACAGTTGGTGTGATTACCCCTTCCCATCGACAATTATTACCAACTGAAGCGATCTTTTATGACTTTTTATTGCAATTTTTTTCTAGAATAAACTACTTTAGTCATTAG
- the gdhA gene encoding NADP-specific glutamate dehydrogenase — MKTVDKMEFTYMQKAKEYVETVYETVKMRNPHQEEFQQAVKEVLASLTPVLAKHPEYMKQSILERIVEPERMVSFRVPWIDDEGNVQVNRGYRVQFNSALGPYKGGIRFHPTVNDSIIKFLGFEQIFKNALTGQPIGGAKGGADFDPKGKSDTEIMRFTQSFMTELSNYIGPDQDVPAGDIGVGQREIGYMFGQYKKMRGGYQAGVLTGKGVGYGGSLARKEATGYGTVYFLDAMLKDNGLSISGSKAVVSGSGNVSIYAMEKLTQLGAKVIACSDSDGCIYDEQGINLATVKHLKEEGNCRIRDYLNAHPKATFYEGCTEIWSIPCDIALPCATQNEINEQAAKQLVSNGVKAVGEGANMPSTLEAVEVFMNNQILFAPAKAANAGGVAVSALEMAQNSARIAWSFDEVDEKLHHIMHTIYKASTEAAEEYGEPRNLVIGANIAGFKRVSAAMISQGVI; from the coding sequence ATGAAAACAGTTGACAAAATGGAATTTACGTACATGCAAAAAGCGAAAGAATATGTAGAAACTGTATACGAAACGGTGAAAATGCGTAACCCTCATCAAGAAGAATTTCAGCAAGCAGTAAAAGAAGTCTTAGCTTCCTTAACCCCAGTTTTGGCAAAGCATCCAGAATATATGAAACAGTCTATTCTTGAACGTATTGTAGAACCAGAGAGAATGGTTTCGTTTCGTGTACCTTGGATCGATGATGAAGGCAATGTTCAGGTAAACCGTGGGTACCGTGTCCAATTTAATAGTGCTCTTGGTCCTTATAAAGGTGGAATTCGTTTTCATCCTACGGTAAACGATAGTATTATTAAGTTTTTAGGTTTTGAACAAATTTTTAAGAACGCTTTAACTGGTCAGCCAATTGGTGGAGCAAAAGGAGGGGCGGACTTTGATCCTAAAGGAAAGTCTGATACTGAGATTATGCGCTTTACACAAAGTTTTATGACAGAACTTAGTAATTATATTGGACCAGATCAAGACGTACCTGCTGGAGATATCGGTGTTGGCCAAAGAGAGATTGGCTATATGTTTGGTCAGTATAAAAAAATGCGCGGAGGCTATCAGGCTGGTGTGTTGACCGGAAAAGGAGTAGGATATGGCGGTAGTTTAGCCCGTAAAGAAGCAACTGGGTATGGGACAGTTTATTTCTTGGACGCTATGCTTAAGGATAATGGCTTAAGCATTTCAGGGAGTAAAGCGGTTGTCTCTGGCTCAGGAAATGTTTCCATTTATGCAATGGAAAAATTAACCCAATTAGGTGCAAAGGTAATTGCTTGCAGTGATTCAGATGGTTGTATTTATGATGAACAAGGTATAAATTTGGCAACAGTAAAACATCTAAAAGAAGAAGGAAATTGCCGAATTCGTGATTATCTCAACGCCCATCCTAAAGCAACCTTTTATGAAGGGTGTACAGAAATTTGGTCTATCCCTTGTGATATTGCTTTACCATGCGCGACACAAAATGAAATTAATGAGCAAGCTGCTAAACAACTCGTTTCCAATGGAGTGAAAGCAGTAGGCGAAGGTGCAAATATGCCATCCACTTTAGAGGCGGTAGAAGTTTTCATGAATAACCAAATTTTATTTGCTCCTGCTAAAGCAGCAAATGCTGGTGGTGTAGCTGTATCTGCGTTGGAGATGGCGCAAAATAGTGCACGAATTGCATGGAGTTTTGATGAAGTGGATGAAAAATTACACCATATTATGCATACGATCTACAAAGCTTCAACGGAAGCGGCAGAGGAATATGGTGAGCCAAGAAACCTAGTTATCGGTGCGAATATTGCTGGTTTCAAGAGAGTTTCTGCTGCTATGATTTCACAAGGCGTCATTTAA
- a CDS encoding M20/M25/M40 family metallo-hydrolase — translation MERTIKASCDMFHADYEITFTRGYPTLVNHPQETEFVANIAKQVPGIKEVTETPPIMGGEDFSYYLQHVNGAFFFTGASNSSWAMAYPHHHPKFDIDERALLHAAKILGAATLQYMD, via the coding sequence ATGGAACGCACAATAAAAGCTTCTTGCGACATGTTTCATGCTGATTATGAAATTACGTTTACTCGAGGATATCCTACTCTCGTAAACCACCCACAAGAAACAGAATTTGTTGCCAACATAGCTAAACAAGTTCCTGGGATTAAAGAAGTAACCGAAACGCCACCAATAATGGGTGGAGAAGATTTTTCTTATTACTTACAACATGTAAACGGTGCATTCTTTTTTACAGGAGCTAGTAATTCTAGCTGGGCTATGGCATACCCGCACCATCATCCAAAATTTGATATAGATGAGCGCGCTTTATTGCATGCAGCCAAAATATTAGGAGCTGCTACGTTACAATATATGGATTAA
- a CDS encoding tyrosine-protein phosphatase, producing MVKKIPVRTIDLEGSFNFRDLGGYETLSGKKVKNGILYRSGNLQHITKNDMEKINQTGLKTIFDLRGSDEVKNYPTPSFSGVAIKHLPLIEIDREMVRQPKDLQKFVDHSQEPGKILEKLYREVSKNTNVYKAFFSTLLSDPTSPLLFHCMAGKDRTGVMAALTLYALDVPQELIFADYLYTNNFLDILRANLQPESIQVNQAFMQAMLEARREYLQAFFDEVESKFGSVDQYINEGIGLSKSDVKTLQAALLVE from the coding sequence ATGGTGAAAAAAATCCCAGTACGAACGATTGACTTAGAAGGAAGTTTTAATTTTCGTGACTTAGGTGGTTATGAAACCCTCTCAGGAAAAAAGGTTAAAAATGGAATACTATATCGTTCAGGTAATCTCCAACATATCACAAAGAACGATATGGAAAAAATTAATCAAACTGGCCTAAAGACGATATTTGACCTTCGAGGAAGTGACGAAGTAAAAAACTACCCTACGCCTTCCTTTTCAGGAGTCGCCATAAAGCATTTGCCCTTAATAGAAATAGATAGGGAGATGGTACGACAACCTAAAGATTTACAAAAATTCGTCGATCATTCACAAGAACCAGGAAAAATATTAGAAAAGCTTTATCGAGAAGTATCTAAAAACACAAACGTATATAAAGCTTTTTTTTCAACCTTGCTTAGTGATCCTACATCGCCTCTATTATTTCATTGTATGGCAGGAAAAGATAGAACTGGTGTCATGGCAGCATTAACTTTGTATGCGCTAGATGTCCCCCAAGAGCTCATCTTTGCAGATTACTTATATACAAACAACTTCCTTGATATCTTACGTGCAAATTTACAACCTGAATCTATCCAAGTAAATCAAGCTTTTATGCAAGCAATGCTGGAGGCAAGGCGAGAATATTTACAAGCCTTTTTTGATGAAGTGGAGAGCAAATTTGGTTCCGTGGACCAATATATTAATGAAGGTATCGGTTTAAGCAAGTCAGATGTAAAAACCCTACAAGCAGCTCTACTCGTTGAATAA